The nucleotide sequence CCCGGACCGTTGTCGCGCTGCGGAATGGGCTGCGTGCGACGACACGGTCCGTTGGCCGGGTCGTCCATCAACTCTGGCTGGAAGTGACCGGGTTCACGTTCTTTGTGCTGGCGGTGATCGGCGGGATTGCTGGATTTCGCGAGTATGTGAAGTATCAGGCTGGACAGGCGGAGGGGTTGGGACGCGTGATTCTAGCCGTGTGTTTTACCGCCACTTTCGTATGGTTCGGTGTGAGTTCTTTCTGGCGCGTGCGCAAGAAAAACTGAGTTACAAAAGGCAACTGCGTTTCTTTGGCGATGCTGACAAAAAGCTTGCACCACGGGGCACCGGGGACCACAGGGGACTCCGACTTCTCCCGCTTTTGTATGTGTCCCCTGTGAGTAAGGTTCTTCATATTTTATGAGTGATAAAGTCGAAACTCCTGCCAAGCCGAAGCCCAAAAATACTGAGCAATACACCTCGTCGAATATTCCGGTCCAGCCGCTCTACTTGCCTGCAGATCTTGCGGAGTGGAACTACGAGCGCGAAGTCGGCTACCCGGGAGAATTTCCATACACGCGTGGTGTGCAGGCGACCATGTATCGCGGGCGGCTCTGGACCATGCGCCAGTATGCAGGCATGGGCGATGCGGAAGAATCGAACAAGCGTTACAAGTATCTGCTCGCAAACGGTACGACGGGACTGTCGGTGGCGTTTGATCTGCCCACGCAAATTGGACTCGACTCCGACAACTCGCTGGCGATGGGTGAGGTCGGCAAGGTGGGCGTGGCGATTGATTCCGTCGAAGACATGCAACGGCTGTTCGATGGCATCGATCTGACCAAGATCTCTACATCGATGACTATCAATGCGACGGCATCGATCCTGCTCGCGCTCTATGTGGCGGTCGCGAAGCGGCAAGGGATGGACATCAAAAAGCTGTCAGGCACGGTACAGAACGACGTGCTGAAAGAATACATTGCGCGCGGCACTTATATTTATCCCCCGCAGCAGGCGATGCGGGTCATCACCGACATCTTTGCATGGACGAATGAGAACGTTCCGGACTGGAACACGATTTCCATCTCTGGATATCACATGCGGGAAGCGGGATCGACGGCCGTGCAGGAAGTTGCGTTTACGCTGGCCAACGGAATCGCCTATGTAGACGCCGCTATTCGTGCTGGTCTTGACGTGGACAAGTTCGCGCCGCGGCTTTCGTTCTTCTTCAACGCGCACAGCAATTTCCTGGAGGAGGTCGCGAAATTCCGCGCTGCGCGGCGGATGTGGGCGAAGATCATGCGCGACCGGTTCCAGGCAAAGAATCCGAAGTCGTGGATGCTGCGCTTTCACACCCAGACGGCCGGGTCCACTCTGACCGCGCAGCAGCCGGAAAACAACATCGTGCGGACGGCGATTCAGGCCATGGCGGCCGTGATGGGCGGGACACAGTCACTGCACACGAATTCGTTTGATGAAGCACTGGCGTTGCCGACGGAGCAATCGGCGCGCATTGCTCTGCGCACGCAGCAGATCATCGCTTATGAATCCGGAGCGCCGCAGACCATTGATCCGCTGGCGGGTTCCTACTACATCGAGTCTTTGACCACGGAAATCGAGAAACGCGCGGTCGAGTACCTCAGCAAGATCGAAACCATGGGCGGCATGCTCAAGGCGATCGAACGCGGATTCGTCCAACAGGAAATTCAAAACGCCGCCTACAAATATCAGCAGGCGGTGGACAAGCATGAAGCGATCGTCGTCGGCGTGAACCAATTTCATATCGACGGAGAAAAGGCCGTTCCGACCCAGCATATCGACGAAGATCTGGAACGCAAGCAGGTGGAGCGTTTGCGGGCGGTGCGGGCGAAACGTGATCCGGGGCCGTGGAAAGCGGCGCTGCAGGGAGTTGAAGATGCGGCGAAGTCGACCGAAAATCTCATGCCGAAAATTCTTGCGGCGGTGGAAGCGTATGCCACCGTGGGTGAGATCTCCGACGCAATGCGGCACATCTACGGGGAGTACAAAGAAGCGGTTGTGATCTAACCAGCACCGCAAACCCAATCGTAGCGCCGGCAACTTGCCGGCTGTCCCGAGGGCGCCCCGCCCTCGGTTGTTCAAAGCTAGAAGAATATTGCCGCGATCGTTGAAACCTATTCGCTTTCGATGGGCGGCGGCAATTCGCCGCCACGACAGCCGGCAAGTTGCCGGCGCTACGGTCGAGATTTTGGAATGGCGCTGGTATCTTCCGGCGTCCAGCGCAGTATCGGTTTGCGCGCCGCGAGCGTTTCATCCAGGCGCGAGATCCGCGTGTTGTAGGGCGCGTCCAACACGAACTGTGGATCTTCCTCTACTTCTTCCGCCATCGACTTCATCGCTTCGATGAACAGGTCGAGCTCTTCTTTCGGTTCGCTCTCAGTCGGTTCGATCATCAACGCGCCGGGGACAATCAGCGGGAACGCGGTCGTGTAGGGATGGAATCCGTAGTCGATCAGGCGTTTGGCGAGGTCCATCGTCTTCACGCCTTTTTTCGACTGAATCTTGTCGCTGAACACGACTTCGTGCATCGAGGGCGTTTCGTAGGGCAGATCGTAGACGCCTTCGAGTCCCTTGCGGATGTAGTTGGCGTTGAGCACCGCGTCTTCGGTGGTCTGGCGCAGCCCGTCGGGGCCGTTCGCAAAAATGTAAGCGAGCGCGCGGATGAACATGCCGAAGTTCCCGTAGAAGGCGCGGACACGTCCAACGGATTGCGGACGGTTGTAATCAAACGCCATCGTCCCGTCGGCCTTGGTGACAACCACTGGCGTGGGCAGGAATGGCTCGAGATTCTTCTTGATGGCTACCGGCCCCGACCCCGGGCCTCCGCCCCCGTGCGGCGTCGAAAAAGTTTTGTGCAGGTTGAGGTGCATGACGTCGACGCCGAAATCTCCCGGCCGCGCCTTGCCGACGAGCGCGTTCATGTTCGCGCCGTCCATGTAGAGAAGACCGCCTTTGGCGTGCATGAGGTCGGCGATCTTGTGGATCTCCTGCTCGAAGACACCCAGGGTGTTTGGGTTCGTCACCATCAACGCGGCGACATCTTCGTTCATCTGCGCGGCCAGCGCGGCGACATCGACCATGCCGCGGTCGTTCGACTTCAGATTCTCCACCGCGTATCCGACCATCGCTGCAGTGGCGGGGTTGGTGCCGTGCGCCGAATCGGGGATAAGAATCTTCTTGCGGGCATTGCCTTTTGATTCGTGATACGCGCGGACCATCAAGAGGCCCGTGAGTTCGCCGTGCGCGCCGGCGGCAGGTTGCAGGGTGATCGCATCCATGCCGGTGATTTCGATCAGGCAATCGCTCAGCGTTTTCATGATGCGCATCGCGCCTTGCGAAATCTTGGCGGGCTGATAAGGATGCCCGTTGGCGAGTCCTTCAATGCGGGACACGGCTTCATTCACGCGCGGGTTGTACTTCATCGTGCAGGAACCGAGCGGATACATGCCGAGATCGATCGCGTAATTCCACGTCGAAAGGCGCGTGAAGTGACGAATGATTTCGATCTCGCTCACTTCCGGCATGTTGCCGAGGTCTTTGCGCTCGGATTTCCCAAGAAGCTTTGCGGTATCTACTTCCGGGACGTCGAGCGGCGGCAGTTTCCACGCTGCTTTTCCAGGAGAGGATTTCTCGAAGATCAAGCCTTCGTTCTGATTGATGTGACGCGTCGCTTTGCGGGTCATGTGCTTCACTGCGCCACCTCCTCAGTTTCCTTCATGCTGCGGACCGAGCGCTCGCTCTCCGCCACCAGCCCGACGGCCGTGTCGATCATCGAGCGCGTCGTCAACTCGGTACAGCACCACAACGCGGCGTTGCCGAGTTCCGGGTAGAACTTCTTCAGCGGCAGGCCGCCGACAATCTTGTGCCCGAGCAGGCGGGAGTTGATGGCCGCCGGATCTTCGCTGGTTTCGACAACGAATTCGTTGAAGCGCGGCGAACCTGCGAACAATACTTTGGCATTCTTGCCGAACTGGCCGGCTGCGTAGGCGGTCTTGGCCAGATTCTGCTTGGCGAGTTCGCGCAGGCCAACTTTGCCATAGACAGTCATGAAGATGTTGACCATGAGCGCGACCAGCGCCTGGTTGGTACAGATGTTCGAGGTCGCTTTCTCGCGGCGGATGTGTTGCTCACGAGTGGCCAGCGTGAGGACGAATCCGCGCTTGCCTTTCTTGTCTAACGTCTGACCAGCGAGGCGGCCGGGCATCTGGCGGACGAATTTGTCTTTCGTCGCCAACACGCCGCAATAGGGACCGCCAAAGCCGAGCGGCACTCCAAAGGACTGCGCTTCCATGGCGACGATGTCGGCAACGCGCGGCGGTTCCACGATGCCAAGCGAAACGGCCTCAGCGATCGAGACGATCAGTAGCGCGCCTTTCTTGTGGGCGATGTCGGCGATCGTTTCAACGTCTTCAATCGATCCGAAGAAATTCGGCGACTGGATCAGAACGCAAGCGGTATCGTCGGTGACCGAACTTTCCAGTTCCTTCAAGTCGACGCGCGCAGTGTCGGTGAACCCGACGGTGCGCAGCGGAATTCCCTGGTGGGTGGCGTAGGTCTGCAACACTTCGCGATACTCGGGATGCAGGCTGCGCGCGATCACGGCAGAACTCTTTCCCGTGATGCGGACGGCCATCATGACGGCCTCGGCGGCTCCGGTCGATCCGTCATACATGGAGGCGTTGGCCAGGTCCATGCCCGTGAGTTCCGAGATCATAGTCTGGAATTCGAAGATCGCCTGCAAGGTGCCTTGGGCGAACTCGGCTTGATAAGGCGTGTAGGCGGTCAGGAATTCTCCGCGCTGCACGAGTGCGTCAATTACCACCGGCCGGTAGTGGAAGTAGGCTCCCGCGCCCAGGAAACTGGTGTAGTCGTCCCCATTTTCTTTGGAGCGGAGTTTGAACCAGTCGACGATTTCCGACTCGGCCATTTGACGCGGGATTTTCAGATCGCCAGCCAATCGGTATTCGGCCGGAATCGGTGAAAACAGATCATCAATCGAGCGCGACCCGATCGCCTTCAGCATGGCTTCGCGGTCCGCAGGAGATTTAGGCAGATATCTCATAGGATTCCAATATAGATGTGACTACCAGTCGATTCGATTGTGGCACGACACGGCAAGTTTGGGGAGGAGAACTGGGCACTGGGCAATGTTCGCGTGACTCGTATGCAAAACTCGGCAGTCGAACGGAACAGGAAGAAAAACGCTTCCCGCTTCAGTGTCCCGCTTCTTCGCCGGCAAACTTTTCATAATCCGATGCAGACAGCAGCGGATTCAATTCGTTCGGATCTTTCAACTTGATCTTGACCATCCAGGAGCCGTGCGCATCTTTGTTGACCTGTTCGGGCGCGGTAGCAAGTGCGCCATTCACCTCGGTCACAGTTCCCGAGGCTGGTGCGTACAGATCCGATACAGCCTTGACCGACTCGACGGTGCCGAATGTTTTTCCGGCCGTAATCTCAGTGCCCACTTTAGGCATATCGACGAAGACGATGTCGCCGAGGGATTCCTGCGCGTAGTGCGTGATCCCGATCGTGCCGTCGGCGGTGATCCATTCGTGTTCTTTGGTGTACTTGCGGTCGGTTGGATACGTCATTCGTCGTTCGCTCCTCGTCGTTCGTCCTTCGCTGTTTGTCGTGCGCTGTCGCTTAACTTTTTTTCGGGCGCTTATAAAACGGAATCGGGATGACCTGCGCCTTGACTCCCTGTCCCCGGATCTCGATCTTCACGGTGCTGCCAATGGCGGCATGCTCCGTGGGGACATAGGCCAACGCAATATTCTTTTTCAGGAATGGCGCCGGAGATCCGCTGGTGACGTAACCAATTTCACTGCCGCTGTCGTCCAAGACTTTGTAGCCATCGCGCGCGATCCCGCGGTCTACCATTTCGACGCCGACCAGCGTCTTCTTCAGGCCCGCCGCGCGCGCTTTTTCTAACGCTGGGCGGCCGATGAAATCCGGCTTCTCCATTTTGCAGAAACGGTCGAGGCCGGCTTCCCAAACGTTAATCGTGTCTGAAATTTCGTGGCCGTACAGGGACAGGCTGCCTTCGAGGCGAAGCGTGTTGCGTGCTCCCAGGCCGCAGGGAACTACGCCGAACTCCTTGCCAGCTTCCAAAATCTCATTCCACACCCGGGCACTGGTCGCTTCATCGGCGGGAATGTAAATCTCAAAACCATCTTCCGCGGAATAGCCTGTGCGGCCGATCAGGATGTCGCGCAGTCCGCAGACCGTTCCACGCGTGACCCAGTAAAACTTCACGGCGCTGAGGTTCGCGTCCGTGAGCTTTTGGAGCAGGTTGACGCCTTTCGGACCTTGAATCGCGATTTGCGTGAAATCGTCGGAGAGATGTTCAACCCGGCAGTTGAATTGGCGGGTGTTGTCACGCACCCAGCTGAAATCTTTTTCGCGCGTGCCGGCGTTGATCACGAGCAAATAATCGTCCTGGCCGAGGCGGTGAACAATCACGTCATCGACGAATGTTCCCTCGGGATAAAGGAGGGCGGAATACTGCGCCTGGCCGACAGCCAGTCGTGCAGCATCGTTCATCGAGATGTGCTGGACGGCGTCGAGTGCGCCCGGACCGCTGAGCCGGATGTCACCCATGTGGCTGACATCAAAGATGCCGACACCAGTGCGGACTGCCATGTGTTCGGAGACAATTCCGCAGCCAATGGACGCAGGATATTCGACCGGCATATCCCAGCCGTTGAATTCGACCATTTTGGCGCCCAGCGCACGATGCACGGCGTTCAGCGCTGTCTTGCGGACTAGGGGCGGAGTGGCCTCAACAACAGACAAATATTGACCTCTGTCGGACAGTGGCTGGGCTGTCAGAAGTGTGGAACTAACTAAATTATCACCCCTCCGGGAAGGGCGGCAAACCGGACGACATTTGCGGCGTGGCCAACTCGGGAAATCGTTCAGGCGCTGAATGTTCGTCTGTTACCTCCGTGACGTTTTTTCGTGTGCTGGACGGTACTAGACTCGACGTATGTCCAGCAATTCCGCCAGCAAGATTGTTTGTGCTCAGTGCGAGCAAAGTGAAGCGCGCTGCTCCTGCGAAAAATTCTGTGTCTTGTGCCAATCGCAGCTCGATATTCGACTCTGCACGGATGGCTTGATGTATTGCGAGCCCTGTCGCTCGGCTTGCGACTACAAGCCCGTCGAAAATTAAGCTAGAAGCGTCTACGCCGTCACTGCTCATGTTTTCTTCTGCAAAACTGCATTTCTTTGCAACCCATTAGGGCTGCCTTACCCAAAATGCGCAATCGTTTGCATGCCCGATAATTTCCTCAAGTAATTGTTCATTATCCGCTTGACCGGCAGTAATGAAGTCGCTAACCTCCTGTCACTCCCCTGTTACCGGAGTCGCTTGCTACCGGTGACAACTTTGTGGTCAAGAAAACAGGAAAATTCAAATGAAGATATCGCGCCTCTGCCTGCTGCTCGTCCTCGCTCTGTTCTGTACGGGTCTGGCCTTCGCGGACGCCATCCAAGATCCTAAGATCATCATCCACGGCGTTTCGGGTGGTGGTGCACCGGGTTTCGGACACTGCCCACCCTCTGGTTGCACCAACGTGGGGATGAATTTTGACGTGACAGTTCCCAAGCACGGGTCCGGCACTCTGTTTTTCACGAACGCTTCAGGCAAGAACTGGACTTCGTTGCGGCTGATTGAAACGGGCGTTCCTGCGGAAGCAGTAACCTGTTCGCAGAGCCTGTTCCTGAGCTGCACGGTCCGGACGCTGGAAAACGGCTCGGTCGAAATTCTGCTCTCCGGAGTAAAGGGTCACAATGCGAAGAACGGAATTGTGAACGGGCAGAGTTTCTCCATCGGCTTCGCGTGCGTGAACGGAAATTGCTGGCCGGGTGGAATGACTTTGCACGGTCAGGCTGGATCGGCTCCCGAACCAGGCACGATCGCTTTGATGTTGACTGGATTTGGAGCGATTGTGTCGCGTCGCAAGAGCTGGAAGAACTTTCTTAAGGCTTAGGCGCCTTAGAAGTGAATTCCTTCACTAGTTGTGAAAACTGTGGCAGGGCCTGGAGCTTCTGAAGCTCGGGATCGTTCCAGGCCTCCTGCGCAGAGTAGCCCTTATCCAAAGCAGCACGTAGCGCCTTCACGGCATCTTCCGGTTTCCCTACCAGCGATTTCACGAGCGCTTCCGAATACATCAATTGAATATCCTTGGGCTTGATCGAGCGCGCCTGCTGGATGTATTGCAGGCCGTTGCGGGCATCGCCCTTGCGTGCGGAATAAAGCGCGAGATCGCCCATCGTGTCCGCCGAGCGCGGATTCACCTGCAGCTGCTGGAAGCAGAGTGAAATCGCCTTGTCGTAGGCAACCGCGGCCTGATCGGAGTGTCCGGACCAGCGATAGGCGTCGCCGAGGTTGCCGAAGAGGATTTCGTTGTTCGGAGTCATCTCGGTGGCTTTTTCGAACATTTTTACCGCTTCGCCATAGTTCTTGAGATAGAAGTACGCCGTCCCGAGGTTGGAGTACGTGATCGAGTCCGGACCCACTGAAAGAGCTTTCTGGAAATGAGGAATGGCCTCGTTCCATTTGCCTTCCTTGAAATACGTGCCGCCTATGTTTTCGTATCCGATGGGATTGTCGGGAGCGAGTTCAATGACTTTCTGAAACGACACGAGTGCCTTGGTTGTGTCTCCGGTGTCGGAGAGAGCCTGGCCGAGCGCATTGTGATTCATCCAGAAATAGGCGTTGACCGCGACCGCCCTTTGGTAGGCGGTGATGGCTTCTTCGCTCTGGCCGTTCGCGCGGTATGCATCGCCGAGCAGGCGATAGGCCTCATCAGAATTGGGAGCGAGCGCCAGGGCTTGCTTGATCTCCGTGATGGCTTGGGCATTCTTGCCGGTAGTCGAGTACACGCTGCCAAGTGAAAGGTGAACTTCCGGCAGGGAACTGGAAAGCTGTTCGGCGCGCTGTGCGGCAAGCGTCGCCTTTTGTGCCCAGATGCTCTCCTTGCTCTCACCGTAGAGGCGGAGGCTGGAGTCGGCGAGGCCAGCATAGGCGAGCGCGAAGTTCGAATCCTTTTCAATCGCCTGTTCGAAGAGCGTTCCCGCCTGCTTCATGTCAGTTGTATTGTGACTGTTGCGGAGCATGTTTCTGCCCTGCAAATAGAGATCGTAGGCCTTTACGTTCTCAGTCGGATGGGAGCCGGTGCGGGCAAGTTCTTCGTTACTCGGTTTAAGAGCGAGCGCGGTCACAACATTGGTGTAAATCTGATCTTCAAGCGTTAGCAGATCCTGCGGCATGCCGGGAAATTCCTGGCTCCAGACGCGACGGCCCGTTGTGGCGTCGTCGAGATTGAGGATCACGCTCAATTTGTCGCCGCTGCCCTGCACCATGCCCTGCAACACAAGGTTCACGCCCAGATCATGAGCGACCTTGGCGAGCGGCATATCCTTGGAAGCGATCTTCTCCACTTCAGACGAAGCGGCCAGGTGAACTTCTTTGAGTTGAAACAGCTTGGCGGTGAGCGCTTCCTGCACACCATCTGCGACGTAGCCAAGTGCCTTCTGGTCGCCGACAATTTTCAGCGGCATGACCGCGACGTACTTTCCCTGGCTGAGCGCAGGAACGCCTTTTGCCGCTTCCATGGTGCGCGTGCCTGGACGGCTCAGCAGCGTGCGGCCGACAAAGGCAGCCATGGCGATGGTGAGGACGCCGGCGGCGATCCACATCCAGCGCTTGCCGGGCAGATCGAGATTGAAGCGCGACGGATGGATGATCGGGTGCGGGATCATCTTCGACAACGCGTCCGCGCTGATATTGGGATTTGCTTCCCAGGCTTGCAACTGCTGCAGCAGTTCGACGACTGAGTGATAGCGGTTGGCAGGCTCGCGCTCGAGGCAGCGGCTGACAATCGCGCTCAAGGACCGGGGAACAGTATTTTCCACGTCGGATGCGGGCTTCGCTACTTCGCGTGTGCGGCGCATCAGGCTGGCGATGGCCGTGTCGGCGTGATACGGAGACTTGCCAGTCAGCAACTCGTAGAAGATCAGGCCAACGCTGAAAATGTCCGAACGCTGATCGAGTTGCGATCCCAGCGCCTGCTCGGGCGACATGTATTCCATGGTTCCGACGATGGCGCCGGTTTGCGTTAATCCAGAATCGCCGAGCGAGCGGGCAAGGCCGAAGTCCATGACGACGATGCGGCCGGACTTGTCGCTCATGATGTTTTGCGGCTTCAGGTCGCGATGAATGACGCCTTCCGAGTGAGCCGAATCGAGCGCGCGGCACACCTGCTCGATCATGGGAATCGCTTCCTTCGCGGAAAACTTGCCATGCTTGCGCAGCATGGTGCGCATGTCGTCGCCGTCCACGTATTCCATGGTGATGAAGCGGATTCCTTCGGACTCTCCAAGGTCGTAGATGCGAACAACATTCTTGTGCGTGATGTTCCGCGCGAGAATCAATTCCTGCTTGAAACGCTGCAGAATGGCTGGATCGGTCGCCAGTTCCGGGCGGATCACTTTCAGCGCGATCATGCGGTCGAGTTCCCGATCGCGCGCCTGATAGACCGCGCCCATGCCACCTTGTCCGAGCACGTTGAGAATCTCGTAACGCCCGGCAAAAGTGACGCCTGGCTGCAACGCTAGGAACGCCGTAATGCTGGTCGC is from Acidobacteriota bacterium and encodes:
- a CDS encoding methylmalonyl-CoA mutase family protein, giving the protein MSDKVETPAKPKPKNTEQYTSSNIPVQPLYLPADLAEWNYEREVGYPGEFPYTRGVQATMYRGRLWTMRQYAGMGDAEESNKRYKYLLANGTTGLSVAFDLPTQIGLDSDNSLAMGEVGKVGVAIDSVEDMQRLFDGIDLTKISTSMTINATASILLALYVAVAKRQGMDIKKLSGTVQNDVLKEYIARGTYIYPPQQAMRVITDIFAWTNENVPDWNTISISGYHMREAGSTAVQEVAFTLANGIAYVDAAIRAGLDVDKFAPRLSFFFNAHSNFLEEVAKFRAARRMWAKIMRDRFQAKNPKSWMLRFHTQTAGSTLTAQQPENNIVRTAIQAMAAVMGGTQSLHTNSFDEALALPTEQSARIALRTQQIIAYESGAPQTIDPLAGSYYIESLTTEIEKRAVEYLSKIETMGGMLKAIERGFVQQEIQNAAYKYQQAVDKHEAIVVGVNQFHIDGEKAVPTQHIDEDLERKQVERLRAVRAKRDPGPWKAALQGVEDAAKSTENLMPKILAAVEAYATVGEISDAMRHIYGEYKEAVVI
- the gcvPB gene encoding aminomethyl-transferring glycine dehydrogenase subunit GcvPB; protein product: MTRKATRHINQNEGLIFEKSSPGKAAWKLPPLDVPEVDTAKLLGKSERKDLGNMPEVSEIEIIRHFTRLSTWNYAIDLGMYPLGSCTMKYNPRVNEAVSRIEGLANGHPYQPAKISQGAMRIMKTLSDCLIEITGMDAITLQPAAGAHGELTGLLMVRAYHESKGNARKKILIPDSAHGTNPATAAMVGYAVENLKSNDRGMVDVAALAAQMNEDVAALMVTNPNTLGVFEQEIHKIADLMHAKGGLLYMDGANMNALVGKARPGDFGVDVMHLNLHKTFSTPHGGGGPGSGPVAIKKNLEPFLPTPVVVTKADGTMAFDYNRPQSVGRVRAFYGNFGMFIRALAYIFANGPDGLRQTTEDAVLNANYIRKGLEGVYDLPYETPSMHEVVFSDKIQSKKGVKTMDLAKRLIDYGFHPYTTAFPLIVPGALMIEPTESEPKEELDLFIEAMKSMAEEVEEDPQFVLDAPYNTRISRLDETLAARKPILRWTPEDTSAIPKSRP
- the gcvPA gene encoding aminomethyl-transferring glycine dehydrogenase subunit GcvPA, which produces MRYLPKSPADREAMLKAIGSRSIDDLFSPIPAEYRLAGDLKIPRQMAESEIVDWFKLRSKENGDDYTSFLGAGAYFHYRPVVIDALVQRGEFLTAYTPYQAEFAQGTLQAIFEFQTMISELTGMDLANASMYDGSTGAAEAVMMAVRITGKSSAVIARSLHPEYREVLQTYATHQGIPLRTVGFTDTARVDLKELESSVTDDTACVLIQSPNFFGSIEDVETIADIAHKKGALLIVSIAEAVSLGIVEPPRVADIVAMEAQSFGVPLGFGGPYCGVLATKDKFVRQMPGRLAGQTLDKKGKRGFVLTLATREQHIRREKATSNICTNQALVALMVNIFMTVYGKVGLRELAKQNLAKTAYAAGQFGKNAKVLFAGSPRFNEFVVETSEDPAAINSRLLGHKIVGGLPLKKFYPELGNAALWCCTELTTRSMIDTAVGLVAESERSVRSMKETEEVAQ
- the gcvH gene encoding glycine cleavage system protein GcvH, producing the protein MTYPTDRKYTKEHEWITADGTIGITHYAQESLGDIVFVDMPKVGTEITAGKTFGTVESVKAVSDLYAPASGTVTEVNGALATAPEQVNKDAHGSWMVKIKLKDPNELNPLLSASDYEKFAGEEAGH
- the gcvT gene encoding glycine cleavage system aminomethyltransferase GcvT — its product is MVEFNGWDMPVEYPASIGCGIVSEHMAVRTGVGIFDVSHMGDIRLSGPGALDAVQHISMNDAARLAVGQAQYSALLYPEGTFVDDVIVHRLGQDDYLLVINAGTREKDFSWVRDNTRQFNCRVEHLSDDFTQIAIQGPKGVNLLQKLTDANLSAVKFYWVTRGTVCGLRDILIGRTGYSAEDGFEIYIPADEATSARVWNEILEAGKEFGVVPCGLGARNTLRLEGSLSLYGHEISDTINVWEAGLDRFCKMEKPDFIGRPALEKARAAGLKKTLVGVEMVDRGIARDGYKVLDDSGSEIGYVTSGSPAPFLKKNIALAYVPTEHAAIGSTVKIEIRGQGVKAQVIPIPFYKRPKKS
- a CDS encoding PEP-CTERM sorting domain-containing protein, translating into MKISRLCLLLVLALFCTGLAFADAIQDPKIIIHGVSGGGAPGFGHCPPSGCTNVGMNFDVTVPKHGSGTLFFTNASGKNWTSLRLIETGVPAEAVTCSQSLFLSCTVRTLENGSVEILLSGVKGHNAKNGIVNGQSFSIGFACVNGNCWPGGMTLHGQAGSAPEPGTIALMLTGFGAIVSRRKSWKNFLKA
- a CDS encoding tetratricopeptide repeat protein produces the protein MDQRDNDQRDNWASDSDSPTMPGTSLPRNQVGAAAQTPPPLSGAPTMPHSTPIPSPSPSAYASSLAATSITAFLALQPGVTFAGRYEILNVLGQGGMGAVYQARDRELDRMIALKVIRPELATDPAILQRFKQELILARNITHKNVVRIYDLGESEGIRFITMEYVDGDDMRTMLRKHGKFSAKEAIPMIEQVCRALDSAHSEGVIHRDLKPQNIMSDKSGRIVVMDFGLARSLGDSGLTQTGAIVGTMEYMSPEQALGSQLDQRSDIFSVGLIFYELLTGKSPYHADTAIASLMRRTREVAKPASDVENTVPRSLSAIVSRCLEREPANRYHSVVELLQQLQAWEANPNISADALSKMIPHPIIHPSRFNLDLPGKRWMWIAAGVLTIAMAAFVGRTLLSRPGTRTMEAAKGVPALSQGKYVAVMPLKIVGDQKALGYVADGVQEALTAKLFQLKEVHLAASSEVEKIASKDMPLAKVAHDLGVNLVLQGMVQGSGDKLSVILNLDDATTGRRVWSQEFPGMPQDLLTLEDQIYTNVVTALALKPSNEELARTGSHPTENVKAYDLYLQGRNMLRNSHNTTDMKQAGTLFEQAIEKDSNFALAYAGLADSSLRLYGESKESIWAQKATLAAQRAEQLSSSLPEVHLSLGSVYSTTGKNAQAITEIKQALALAPNSDEAYRLLGDAYRANGQSEEAITAYQRAVAVNAYFWMNHNALGQALSDTGDTTKALVSFQKVIELAPDNPIGYENIGGTYFKEGKWNEAIPHFQKALSVGPDSITYSNLGTAYFYLKNYGEAVKMFEKATEMTPNNEILFGNLGDAYRWSGHSDQAAVAYDKAISLCFQQLQVNPRSADTMGDLALYSARKGDARNGLQYIQQARSIKPKDIQLMYSEALVKSLVGKPEDAVKALRAALDKGYSAQEAWNDPELQKLQALPQFSQLVKEFTSKAPKP